The genomic DNA TGCTCTGGGGACACAGGGAGATGATATCTCCTTTCCTCACTCCGATGGAGCGCTCTCCCTCCAGCCGCAAGCTGAAGTCCTCCTGGGCCACACGGATGTTCATGGAGGCTGAAGACAGCCGCAGACTCTCGTTTATGGAGCTCTCTGAAAACAGAACACAGAATGGTTCAGTTAGTCACCATGGGTTTTTGTTTTATTGCTACCAACATTGGCCAGAATAAAACCCATGGCAATCTATTCTTTttgtctttctttttttttttacttgagtAGCCACAATACTACTGGCTCACTACATACATGTACTCACACAGAAGAGAAAGCTTGGAGACTTGAAGGCTATTAGTTAGCAATATGAACTGCTCTAGCAAAATGGCTATGGCTAAAGCACAAGCTGAGTAACCAAGTCATACATAGCTTTGTTTCCACATGTATCCATCAAGGAATCCTGACTAGCAGTGTTTCATTAAAACCATTACAATCTTAACCGAGACAAGACACTATAGGTCAAAAAAGAGAGAAGATTCCAAAATGTAACTAAGGACTCATCCAACCCCCTATCACTTATAAAAACAAACAGATGTGAAATGGATATTTGACTGTCTTCCCCTGAGGAGATGAAAttgtcagtagtgtgtgtgtgagagagagaagagagaagagagagagagagagagagagagagagccacagccAGCCTAGACTAGTGGCATTTGTCCCTGAGCATGCAGTTGTCAGAAGAGATGAGGCTACAGTCAGCATGGTGGGTGCAGCAGTGTGATCTAATGTGACAGGTACAGAGTCTGGAGGGATCCTTTGAAACTGGCTTCATTACTACAATCACAGACACTGGTTTGTTGGGGGGTGGGACAGGACGATTTGCCCTAAATTGTacacagagccacacatagaACACCTGCCACTATACAGTAGAAGTGTGATAAGAAGACGTATGGGTATATATGTATGCATAGTCAGCTATACAGAGGATTGGAAGGCCCTCTCAAAGCCACACTACCATAGACAACTGAACTATGTCTATACTAGTTGGGGCTGAGTCAAAAAGACCACTTAGTCAAATCAAGGAGGAATACATTTATACATTCTATCAGTCATAAAATGCTGAGGACAAATTGGACACTACGCAGACAGACCTAACAACAATACACCACAATTATAATCTACCGAGATAAAGTAGGCAACAATGATGAGCCAGATATAGCAGAATACAATGAAACCCTACCAAGATACAGTAGGCTGTCCAGCTGTTCTCGGGTGAAGGTGACGTCTCGGTCGTGATCTGCTTCTAGTCCGGAGATCTTCAGGACACAATGGATCTCCTCACGCACTACTGCAAGGGCCTCTGGGTGTGTCAACAGGTAATACATGGCCCAGAAGGTGGCTGGGACTGTGTTTCCCACCGACGCCCATAGAATGGCAAAATGATGAGCTGTGGCAGGTACAGAGAAGAGTGTCTATTAGTTAGGTTGGGAGGTTCTGGTTGAAGTCAAAGTAGCATATGTTATGTTGTAGGTGTATAGAGATACAGCTCCATGGTAATACCATATTGTTCCTACCGTTATTACTGTGTAGGTATAAGTGTATATGGTAAAGTTAAGGGTAATGTCGGTATACATTACACAATTTCGCCACAATCTTTCCGTCCCAGACAAATTTTCATGATCGGGGTGAAATCCTATGAACTTGGGCTAGGATCAGTACGTCGGCAATAATTTCCTTTATTTTAGGGAATCAGACCTGCCTAATTATTACTTGAACATCTGTTTTGTGTTTAATAGGCTAAActacacattctgttaacataTGACCCCAAAGTGATCTGTCTTGCAATTTGAGGTCTACGACATTTCAGATTTACAAATGGTAATTTTTTACAAAGAagtttggatgtagtgaactactttttcaaagtaatTTAATGTTTCTTAAGGGTAGCATTAGTGTAGCTTAACCAGTGTTGTGTATTCATGGATGACAAGGGATGCCAGGCTTCACCAAAACATTtaccaaaaaaacaaacaaagaaacatacaaaataatgtatctttcatctctctgtgtttcGTAAATGTACTTCAATTcccaagaggctgaatgtatctcactggaATTAGCAtcaaaacagcacccctctgtctcagtatgcaTAACACATCTGTCTGATGCtttctggtcaaaaagagtatgacattgttgccgcccgtagcattgaatgcaagggaagccaacaagcatttggcctcctttgatgaaaatgtttttttttttattatagccaatcagcattgaggtAAACTGAGTGAGCAcagctgtgaatggtcctggtgtacaaaaaaaaagtgtcaaaggaagccagtttggatttctcttcacaccaatcacatcacatcaaaagCAAAATGTcattgtccctttcctaaattagccatggatgtggatagggatttggacttgtggttttacttaattctccgtactggccaatgattataacagcaATTCTGaaccaaccataaattcatacactgtgcccctggtctgagaggatggaagttcaacatcTAGCTAGATATAGTAGCTTAATGTTAACAAGCTGGCCTGGCGCATCGTTGTctatgaaaggaagttaggctagcgagcaagcattttagccaggtagcctagaacAACAAAAACTAAGAGCGTATACTGTACGGCAGAGTCATAGACCGTTTAAGCAACATGAAAGacgaggatggcattggcgtttttctaccagtagggtgagtcaacatgttttttctacttgaAAGGGAGatacctgaacacacacacacacacacagaaatcagtgccatggacagccacatccgAAATCAGtgccatggacagccacatccgAAATCAGtgccatggacagccacatccgAAATCAGtgccatggacagccacatctgAAATCAGTGCCATGGACAGCCATATCCTAATTAAGCTTACGTTGAATGGactaaaactttttttttaaccatCTTTTGGTTGTCACTGTTTTAGACTAATTAtaggtgaacagatgatgttGAAATCTTGTAGTCGAAATGGTTCTCGAATAGTGAAGACAGCGCCTGTTTTCTTTgagacttgcggtaactctccatggttctaaatcaatagttgtttagtagtctgaAAATGTCAGAATCATTAACTTGctggaccatgctgtaggtcatgtaactgtttgttacatgctatatgttttgtggacttcaccggatagatgttgctctccggctttgtgatgaaacaaagttGTGGTTAAATTTGCTCTGCCATtatgtcttcttattgtctcggccttaggcctataaATCATGGTGGCAAGGCATATTACCGAGATGGATTAacatattcaaatgtaggaagtAAGGTAAAGTACATCACAGAAACATATAAATAAGCCTAGGTACGACAGTGTATCGGCTGTGTATACCTGCTTTATCTACGTCTCCCATGCAGTCATACTGTTCAAACAGTGCTGCTCTTTCCTTTATGAACCCAGACGTGTTGGACCATGTAGACATCCTCTGAGGGTGGAAGTAGTTGATGAGTTTATCCCGGATGGTCTTGGTTCCTCCCAGCAAAGAGATGGGGATCCTGGCGATGAGGAGCGGGAACATGTTGTCGAACTTGACAAAGTCCTGTCGGAGCATCACCATTCCGCTGTGTCTGTTGGTGTGGGCAGGTTTGCCATACATGGTCAGGAAAGTAGCCTCAAACATGACCGAATTGCAGAACTGGTACATACTTTCAGTCCTCCACTCGCTCTCCCCATCCAGGTAGTCTTTATGGAACACAAGCATGAGATTtcccatcatgctctctgtcaGGTTATCGAGGTTGTCGCCCTGCAGAAGGCGGAAGGACCTCTGGATGTGCTCGTCCATTCCGGGGAACTTGCCGCTCCTGACAGGGGGGTAGCCGAACGTCACGGGGGCCACTTGGTCAGAAAACTCATGGAAGTCCAGCTGTTTGCCATGTTTGATGACGTAGGGATACAGCAACGGGTTCATTATAAACGTCATGTATTTACCTGAGTGGAAATACGAGGACAGGATTGTATTTCAATAGACATGAAACACGTGTACTGTGTAAAACTTTACTGTTTTAAAAGAGCATTATCCCATAAATCATAAGCATAAGTAATAAGCAAAGTAATAAGCACAATAGAATAGATAGATTTTGTCAACCATTTCAGTAACAACTAGAACATTGCTTATTTTTTAGAACTACACTATTTTAAAATGTATCATAAAACATTAGTATCCCTCACCAGCAATCAGCACAGTAAATACATCTCCATGTTTCTCCTTATGTGCTGCAAGAAATCCATGTGCATTCTTTCGAAACTCCAAAGCTTTGCCAAGGAATGGAATCCAACCATTTACAAGTGGAGGCTCCCCATCTATCCTATAAAAGAGATTAACAACATGTCATATCATCAACAAATATATGCATCGAAAATCTTTCATATGAAATAAGAGATAAAGCATTGATCTACCGGTTTCAGATACAAATGAGATCTTATGGACAAAGGAACTGGTAACAGATACAAGGCGTAGGCATGTGATTGAGCGTCTCCCAAACCTTCAAGCTGGACTCGTATCAGCTATCCCCAACATCTATTCTCTtttaacacatacagtatacagtgtaACAGACAAATACAGCAGATGCTGGGTGGCAAGGTTTAAAGGAAGAATTTTAAGACCGAGAATTGAGCACAGACACaacacaataaaatgtatttatgaagccctttttacatcaaccGATGTCACagagtgctatacagaaacccagcctaaaacaacaaacagcaagcaatgcagatgtactgtagaagcacagtggctaggaaaaactcccaataaaggcaggaacctaggaagaaacctagagaggaaccaggctctgaggggtggctgTGCCGAGTTGAGATTAAAACACAGAGCATCATCTCAGGCAAAATTTGATGACAGAGCATGAATCCCTCCCTTACAAATCGTATCCAACTCAAACAGCTATAAATAGctgtagggttgcaaaattattACAAATTCtgtggttttccagaaatcctggttggatgatgccagatttcctgcttattccagGAAAACTCCAACTGGGATCTCGGGAAAaccatagattttttttttttaaagttcccggaattttgcaacccttaAGTGAATACAGATGGAAGACAATTACAAAGAAGGCAACATGGGAGTTCTGCATAGCAATATAATCGCTTAGTGATTACAGGAAGAGTAGGCTGGTTATTTTCCCAGGGAAATGTAACACTGTACATCTAACACTGCTCTGTTCTCTCACTGTCCATCCTACAGATCGAATTAAATATTACCTTCTAATccatgtatgtgagtgtgtgtgcctgtgtgtgtgtgtgagcatgcgcGTGTATGTGCATGCACGGGTGTGCAGTAAAAATCATCCATGCGTTAGCTTAAAGAAAGGAAGGGGCCGTTTTGACCCTTTCAACAggacagcaacacacacactgggcccttaaaacaaacacacacacgcacacacagacacaggtccTTCAGaacacatcaaatcaaagtttattggtcacaaacacagTTAGCAGGTGTTATAGCGGTGCAGGGCAACGTTTATgtactagctcctaacaatgcagtCAAATGTCAAATGTACAAAACAAATACACCAAAAAATGGCAAGAAATCAAGAATGGTTTGCAAATTAACAACCCCAATTGCACTCTAGCAGTATCAAAACGCAATCTATACATATGTACACCGGGGGAATTTACACAAGATGAACTAAGAATGACATGTACAGCAGTACATATATTATCCCTCTATCAGGGATAGAGTGTTTAAATACTGTGTAGCAGGATTACAAGATGATGTTatatttatcaaatcaaattgtattagtcacacgtgccgaatacaacaacaatagaccttacagtgaaatgcttacttaaaagccctAATCTAACCATGTCACGCTCGTTGTTAGAATAaacggaccaaggcacagcgtgtgtagagttccacatgtttcaTTATTGAAATTCACCAAAACAATACAGacacaaacgaaacgtgaagtaatggagtgctcacaggcactgcacaaaaacaagatcccacaaacaacaggtgggaaaaggctacctaaatatgattgggaaccataccaggccaacatagaaacgaaaaactagaatgcctaccctaatcacaccctgacctaaccaaatagagaaataaaaggatctctaaaggtcaaggcgtgacaaaccaacaatgcagtttaaaaaacatgaatgagaaataaaagtaacaagtagttaaagagctacaaaataacaatagcgagactatatacaaggggtataTACAAGGGGTATATACAAGTcaaagtaattgaggtaatatgtacatgtaggtagagttattaaagtgactatgcatagataataagagACTAGCAGCGGCGTAAAAAAAAAGGGCGGGCgggatgcaaatagtctgggtagctatttgattagatgttcaggagtcttgtggcttaggggtagaagctgtttcgaagcctcttggacctagacttggcgctccggtaccgcttgccgtgcagtagaagagagaacagtctatgactagggtggctggagtctttgacaatttttagggccttcctctgacaccgcctggtatagaggtcctggatggcaggaagcttggccccagtgacgtactggaccgtacgcactaccctttgtagtgccttgcggtccgagaccgagcagttgccgtaacaggcagtgatgcaaccagtcaggatgctctcgatggtgcagctgtggtaccttttgaggatctgaggactcatgccaaatattttcagtctcctgagggggaataggttttgccgTGCCTTcttgcttggaccatgttagtttgttggtgatgtggacaccaaggaaatttaagctctcaacctgctccactaaagccccgtcgatgagaatgggggcgtgctcggtcctccgctcggtcctccttttcctgtagtccacaatcatgagggggccctgtgttgaggatcagcgtggcggatgtgttgttacctacccttaccacctgggggcagcccatcaggatcagtccaggatccagttgcagagggaggtgtttagtcccagggtccttagcttattgatgagctttgagggcactatggtgttgaatgctgagctgtagtcaatgaatagcattctcacataggtggtccttttgtccaggtgggaaagggcaccaaatggttgttttatgaaATATAATAAGGTTCTTAGgactctctcgctccctttctgAGTTAACTGAGAGGAGTATTTTGAAGCTTGGGCTGGCAACTGTTAAAGAGATGGTTTCCACTCtagcttcctgcagttagtctgggcGTAGGGTGAAGGAAAATGGGTTTTGCTAGAGATAGCATGAGCTGACAATGACTTGATGGATAAAAACCTAAATGCTGGCATTCCATAGACAAACTAAGCCAGGTTGTGGGTAAAACACCATCCTGTATAGATAACCAAGGTGGCTTATGAGAGTTGGAACCAGTCTGACTAAGCATGTTTAGGTCCTATATAACATCAGCTTTTTCCTTATCAGTTAAGCACTCGGCAACGCACTTCAGAGTGTGGGGTTGACGGTTTCATTATTGTAATAATGAATcgatattaaataaagatgattgtttgaagaaatgaccaagtctctctcagtactgaattTCCACAACAATACAGTGTGAAATGGGAAGTGACCAGTGGTTCAATGCCTTTACAACATcggggtgtgttggtgtgtatgtgtgttacattacattacagacacacactggacacccTTACATTATAATAACTCCACTCAAATGCTAAGCAAAGAACATCCTCTCTCCTTTTTTGTGGAAGATCTTGCAGTAGTGGACAGAAAACTGTAATACAAACTGAGCAGATTCACAAAGCTATTATCAAATATTTGTTCAATGATTTTTGAAGCTTAAGGATATGGTTACAAGTCAGGGTTTATTTGACCAGTTCGAGGTTGAGCTGGCGAGACATTTGCTTATATAGTCTATAGCCAAGACTATTAGCATACAGTAACTGAGTTAGGGGCACAATGTTACCCGTCATCTTCTCCCATATTTACCCTATAGACACACAATGTCAGTGGGTCATTATACTGATAAAATAGAGGCAGCATTGTAAGGTGCAGTATACAACAAAGTATTGTGTCATTGAAAACAAATACATAGACTAACTGTTACCATAGATTTCAACATCATTCCTGTCCTGTACTTGTTTTTGGAAACACAAAACGTCTTATGCAGGAAAATACTGTATCTAGAGCTGACGTGGTGCAGCACGGAGCACAGTGTCCTGTGTCACAAAAGAATGCATGAGAATCAACAAAACAATACTAATCTGTGCAATGTCAGTGCTAAACTAACTCATGTGTGTGCTTATCCATCCAAGGGATACTATTCCATTTCTCCTGCTAGTGTGTGGAGAGCGCTGGTCATGAGAGACTATCGGCTATTTGTGAGGCCTCAAACTGACAAGTCTCAGCCCAGGCTTGCTTGTTGTTGTGCTTGTGCCCCCACCTAGTCCACACtgccgcctgcctgcctgcctgcctgtctgcctgccagcCTCTTGTCAGAAGCAATCAGGGAGGCTGATAGTGTCTGCCAGCAGTGAGCACATTTGGAGAGGACAGCATCAGAATAAGGGCCCCATGCGTCAGTAACAATATAACAACAGATGCCCACACTGCAGCAATGAGTGTTTATCAATTAGACCTGTCATTTGTTATACTTCACATTAAACAAAATAGGATGATACTGTATGTAGAATATGGAATCCCATTTACCTTTACTGTTGAGGCCCTATTTGCTAGGAAGTTGCGACCCATTACTAAGTAATGTTGCAATCAGCTTGCAGGGACAACAAAATGCAATCCATAACATGTTCCTCTTACTCAAGATTATCAACAGCAAGGTACTTCCCTTTTGCATAGATAAGAAGAGCGTGGTGGGGTGGGGAACACTGGGGATGATGACTAtactgggttcaaatactaaATCATTTTAAATACTTTATCTGTGCTTGAATGAGCTTGTCTGGCACAATGtaaccaatagaatagtcccaaaaCTGTAAACCCCACCATCTGGCACTACAGGCAGTCTAGACTCTAGAGCAAATGCTCAAATAATtcaaaagatttcaaatagtatttgaacccaccAGGTCTGATCCTCATTAACTGCCTCTCTGGGAGTTGACCAGCCATTGCAAACACTGCTGAAGGAAATTCCTTTAGAGACTGTGTTTGTGGCTGACCTACTTCTCACAGAGAACACAGTAGGTTTgcagtcctaaatggcaccctattccgtttatagtgcaatacttttgacagggctctggtcaaaagtagtgcactataggggaTAGGGAGACATTTGGGACGAACGAGGAGTTTGCAGTTCCACGAACTCGCAGTAACAGCAGCAAATGGAACTTAACAAGACATTCATAAAGGTATTTAAGATCATGAAAACTATgtttatagagcaaacaacactGAAGAAAAGGTAAAGGACTATTTGTTTGGATATAGCTACACTCAGTGCATACATAGGCTACACTGTCATCGTATTTTTTAACAATGTAAGCCTTCAGTCTAATTGGGAAAACATTTCTCACTTATCTGGCCGTTGGCCAAAGCAGATTTTATCATTCCTAAAACAACGCATTTCATTTCAGCAAATTTGTAAACGTCATATTTATGGTTGCTACATTGTTACAACATTGTCAAAACTTTTCACATGAAGATGCAGGTTATAATTTGTTGGCTACTGTAGCTGAAACTCAAATGAAGCAACAACAAGACGCTCACTCAAGAAATCTTCTTCATGTTCTTACACAACAGTTTGATAACCTTTGTGCAAATAATCTCCTGCATGAACGCTATACAAATAATGTTTGTGGTTTTAAGGACCTTGAACAACTATCAGCTCAATGTGTTTAGGCGAAAGTTATATTCCTAAACAGTAACGCGAACACCACAAACTTCAAATAAACTCGGAATTCATCCACCACTTGCCTTGTTCTGCTGAACCGCACGCTGATTAAGTAGAGTGCCAAAAAGCCAAACAACAAAGGTAAAACAAACTCTAACATTTCCTTGGGAGATGAAAAGACGTTCCACAATAGGGAAAACTTCGGAAAGTTGTAAATCAATAGTTGTAATCGATAGTCGAAGTCAACTGCTCTCCTTCATATTGCCACAGTTCGGGTTTGGTCATGTGGGCGCGCTGTTTCTGACATGACCACTATCTAATTCTAACCAGACCTGTGTTATGCCGGACGATGTGGCTTTTATTACAGGAAGTACAGTAGTCCAAAGAGTTGAGTAATGAAGCAATGCTGTTGAGCAACAGTGTGAGAAAATAAATCAAACGTGACATTCAAAGCGCAGTTCAAGACATGTTCCAGATGAACAGTTTTTTGCAGTCTCTAATTGGTAGCATTAAttccatgcacacacacccttctATCTTGTTGCTGCATATGCTCAAACAATGTCTAAATAATTGTGGCTTAGGGCCCCTAACCTACCTGCCTTGCCTACTAATGTAAACAAATTTAAAAATGAGCCATAATAGAAATGTCACCATCTATGCACAGTTACTGGAGGCTTGCTATCTGCTGAAAATATCCTTTCCGTTTGACTCGGATGTAATCTTAACTTTATATATGCTTTACTCTCGATTAACCCATAACTAAAATATTTCCTAGTTTGGTCAGATCTGTCCACAAGAGATTATACAGGCTTCAACCCTTCAACAAATACCATTGATTCACCACATACTGTGCAGTATCTCATCATTGATGTCTAAGTAAGTTGTGTTGTGCTGCATGTAAAATAGTAATATCCATTTCTCTATGAAGAAAGAATTACAGAGAATACAGAAGTGATGTCAACATCATACAGTTCAATGTATGATTAATGCATTTTGTGGCTAATACAAATATTGATGAATAGTGGAAGTCATAGTGGAATTcataggacagagacagaggtcaTTACATTTTCCAAGACAACTAACAGAATGAACCTCCAACTGACTAAAGGCCATGGTAAACTGTAAGGGCATGAACTGTTCATTTGAACAAAGTCCACACCTTCCTGAAATGCTTCTCTGTAACACCATGTCTAGACAAACATCCTTGAAAACCTGAGAAAGAATGCTTTCCGTGCCGAAAACATATTTAtttctaacctttatttaactaggcaagtaagttaagaacaaattcttattttcaatgacagcctagcaacagtgggttaactgcctgttctggggcagaacgacagatttgtaccttgtcagctcgggggtttgaacttgcaaccttccggttactagtccaacactctaacactctaaccactaagctaccctgccacCCATATCAAAAGAGCCTGTTCtccattgtctcaaacaaacaccTCGATACAGATTATTAGGCCAACTAATATGGCctactaactactgtaactaatCAGGGCAGGAGGTATGTCATCAGCACACCTCATATGATTAATATAATTCAGATTAAGGTTGCAAATAGGTTGCAATAAAGAAATTCACTGGTTTCCAAGAAATCATGGTTGAAAGATTCAGGATTTCCAGTTTATTCCCTCCTAATTCTGGAAACCCAGGGAATTCATTGAAAAACAAATTGCAACCCTAATCTAGATACCCAGTCTGCCCTACAGGCTCTATATTAGCATTATAATGAAGAGCATTGATTTCAGACCATGTGCATTTATATAGTCTTATTAGAGTTAACATTGcctgtttcccaaatggcacgctattcccattgtagttcactacttttgactaggactTTGTGTCCCACTTATCATGCTGTTTCCAGTTTCCAGGAAAGTGTCTTCTGTGCTGAGGGTGGTGAGGAGGGGTGTTGATGGTTTATTTCTTTTAAGAATACATTTCTCCTCATTACAATCTGCAGTGATCTCGTCTCTCTAAATATACATTTTCCAATAATAGTCTTGTACAAACGTAAAACAATTGTGCAGATTCAatttacatctctctctgtttgccATTTGCACAGTAGATTTAAGTTAATACAAGAATAGCATGGAACATGTCCTGGCAAACAACATGACAAatcagaacacattaaaacactgtTCATGTTGTTAGTGAGTAGTGATCTCTCGTCTAGTGGACAAATTCTCGTTGCCAGTGAAATGGCAAGAATCCGTTACTTTatcgtggcaggttaggagaattaggtcgtggcaggttaggagaattaggttaaggttaggaaaagagtTAACATGCTGACCCCCCGTCatgccaacgagcgtctgcgttgccaagcgctaaaatagaagtcagttctatttgtgacgctgaaTGCGATGCAagtctcctcattggtttatagaagcagatacccacgtgccatctcctcattggttatacccacgtgggtgattgaaagattaaCTGAGTTTGGTCAGTTGTCATGGTAACTATGAAAGTTAAATGCCAAttaccatataaagtccaaagaagaaaaagcatggaaggaggagagatgactagaaccGATTCAGTGGATTAATTGttgagtagaggaccttgtgcatttcaggtaaaataacaactcaacgtTTATATCCCAAGACAAATTAGCAAGCAACTgcaagcaagctagctaaattgccacaaatgtttaatgctttttgacctgtacccaaattaatataattggttcagagtttgttttgatatttcaacctgcgtgtcatgatcgAGTTTGGTGTtgggggacaaaatcaatttgcgcacgatggcgcacgcacgCGGCCGGTTTGGGTACGGTGTTATTAGGGTTAGCGAAAATGCTCTCCAAATCTGCTATGAAAATCACTTCCGGACGTAGCTGTATCGAAGTGGCGTGAAAAGAGTATGTCCCAGTCTGTCAAGGCTCACATAGAATTTCAAGTCTTTTTAGAGAGTCTGAAACACAATGTTCTCTCTCCTAAAATGAGTC from Oncorhynchus keta strain PuntledgeMale-10-30-2019 chromosome 23, Oket_V2, whole genome shotgun sequence includes the following:
- the LOC118402137 gene encoding cytochrome P450 7B1, with the protein product MLEFVLPLLFGFLALYLISVRFSRTRIDGEPPLVNGWIPFLGKALEFRKNAHGFLAAHKEKHGDVFTVLIAGKYMTFIMNPLLYPYVIKHGKQLDFHEFSDQVAPVTFGYPPVRSGKFPGMDEHIQRSFRLLQGDNLDNLTESMMGNLMLVFHKDYLDGESEWRTESMYQFCNSVMFEATFLTMYGKPAHTNRHSGMVMLRQDFVKFDNMFPLLIARIPISLLGGTKTIRDKLINYFHPQRMSTWSNTSGFIKERAALFEQYDCMGDVDKAAHHFAILWASVGNTVPATFWAMYYLLTHPEALAVVREEIHCVLKISGLEADHDRDVTFTREQLDSLLYLESSINESLRLSSASMNIRVAQEDFSLRLEGERSIGVRKGDIISLCPQSMHMDPEIYENPEMYKFDRYVEDGKEKTDFYKDGQKLKYYRMPFGSGSTKCPGRYFAVNEIKQFLSLLLLHFDMEVVEGQEPCSLDSSRAGLGILLPATDVQIHYRPRQAREEEGDLCIKEE